A single Scleropages formosus chromosome 4, fSclFor1.1, whole genome shotgun sequence DNA region contains:
- the rhoua gene encoding ras homolog family member Ua, translating to MPPQGVGEYKPVAASDAPPVPPRRVPTRDASAKRASASAPPEHRVKCVLVGDGAVGKTSLIVSYTTNGYPTEYEPTAFDNFSAMVAVDGKPVKLQLCDTAGQDEFDKLRPLCYTNADVFLLCFSVVSPSSFQNVTEKWVPEIRRHCPRAPLVLVGTQSDLREDVKVLIELARFRERPVGPEEARLCAQDVRALSYVECSALTQKNLKEVFDTAIVAGIQHAESQQQQRLKKRTPDKMKKLSKSWWKKYCCLA from the exons ATGCCCCCGCAGGGTGTCGGGGAGTACAAACCCGTGGCGGCGTCGGACGCCCCCCCGGTACCCCCGCGGCGGGTCCCGACCCGGGATGCGAGCGCGAAGCGCGCGTCCGCGTCCGCTCCTCCAGAGCACAGGGTGAAGTGCGTGCTCGTGGGAGACGGAGCCGTGGGCAAGACGAGCCTGATCGTGAGCTACACCACGAACGGGTACCCCACGGAGTACGAGCCCACGGCCTTCGACAACTTCTCAG CCATGGTGGCGGTTGATGGGAAACCCGTGAAGCTCCAGCTCTGCGACACAGCTGGCCAG gatGAGTTCGACAAGCTGCGGCCGCTGTGCTACACCAACGCCGACGTCTTCCTGCTCTGCTTCAGCGTGGTGAGCCCCTCCTCCTTCCAGAACGTGACGGAGAAGTGGGTGCCCGAGATCCGGCGGCACTGCCCGCGGGCGCCTCTCGTGCTGGTGGGCACGCAGTCGGACCTCCGCGAGGACGTCAAGGTGCTCATCGAGCTCGCCCGCTTCCGGGAGCGACCCGTGGGGCCCGAGGAGGCGCGGCTGTGCGCTCAGGACGTTCGGGCGCTCTCCTACGTGGAGTGCTCGGCGCTGACCCAGAAGAACCTCAAGGAGGTGTTCGACACGGCCATCGTCGCCGGGATCCAGCACGCCGagagccagcagcagcagcggctcAAGAAGAGAACTCCCGACAAGATGAAGAAGCTCTCCAAGTCCTGGTGGAAAAAGTACTGCTGTCTGGCATAG